A region from the Nostoc sp. HK-01 genome encodes:
- a CDS encoding precorrin-6x reductase: MLSAEYKRVLILGGTGEAAELGARVVTITGIEAIASLAGRTREPSVPSGNVRIGGFGGVEGLVEYLRQMKIDLLIDATHPFANQISFNAAAAVNEVEIPRLMLIRPAWEKVTGDRWIEVESNSAAAEVLKNQAKRVFLTVGRQELGTFAHLQDIWFLMRMIDPPGQDALVPPGMILCDRGPFVLGNEKKILIQHNIDTIVSKNSGGDATYAKILAARELGVQVVIVKRPKVPAGEQVADVDSAVAWLLNKLHC; the protein is encoded by the coding sequence GTGCTAAGTGCTGAGTATAAACGTGTTTTAATTTTGGGTGGCACTGGCGAAGCTGCGGAACTCGGTGCGAGAGTTGTAACTATCACTGGAATTGAAGCGATCGCATCTTTAGCTGGTCGCACCCGTGAACCATCAGTTCCATCTGGGAATGTGCGGATTGGTGGTTTTGGTGGTGTAGAGGGGCTGGTGGAATATCTGCGTCAAATGAAAATTGACTTACTAATTGATGCTACCCATCCCTTTGCTAATCAAATATCCTTTAATGCAGCTGCGGCTGTCAATGAAGTAGAAATACCCAGATTAATGTTAATTCGTCCGGCTTGGGAAAAAGTGACAGGCGATCGCTGGATTGAAGTAGAAAGTAATAGCGCCGCCGCAGAAGTTTTAAAAAATCAAGCAAAAAGAGTATTCTTAACTGTTGGTAGACAAGAACTAGGCACATTTGCACACCTCCAGGATATTTGGTTTTTGATGCGGATGATTGACCCTCCTGGACAAGATGCCTTAGTACCACCAGGAATGATATTGTGCGATCGCGGCCCTTTCGTCTTAGGAAATGAAAAGAAAATTCTGATTCAGCACAACATTGATACCATCGTTAGTAAAAATAGTGGTGGTGATGCAACCTACGCCAAAATTCTGGCTGCGCGAGAACTGGGTGTACAGGTTGTTATAGTCAAGCGTCCAAAAGTACCAGCAGGCGAACAAGTTGCAGATGTTGATAGTGCAGTGGCTTGGTTACTAAATAAATTACACTGTTAA
- a CDS encoding transcriptional regulator, smtB homolog — protein MIQPNSISTISSEILSPLTEEFLNIEKAQRMAEFFSFLGDANRLRILSFLAQKELCVSDLATSLEMSESAVSHQLRNLRAMRLVNYRKQGRNVFYRLHDNHILHLYQVVAEHLDEPE, from the coding sequence ATGATTCAGCCAAACTCAATATCAACTATCAGTAGTGAGATTTTATCTCCCCTCACAGAAGAATTTCTTAATATTGAAAAAGCCCAACGGATGGCAGAATTTTTTAGTTTTCTAGGAGATGCTAATCGTCTGCGAATTCTCTCTTTTTTAGCGCAAAAAGAATTGTGTGTGAGTGATTTAGCTACCTCATTAGAGATGAGTGAATCTGCGGTTTCACATCAGCTAAGAAACTTAAGGGCAATGCGTTTAGTCAACTACCGCAAGCAAGGACGTAATGTCTTTTATCGCCTCCACGATAATCATATTCTGCATCTTTATCAGGTAGTAGCTGAACACTTAGATGAACCTGAATAA
- a CDS encoding ABC transporter ATP-binding protein, producing the protein MNLPILKVDGLTVYQGNYLALRDVSFELLPGTDTAIVGPNGAGKSTLVKAILDLLPRNAGTVEIFGYPITKLGNLRHGLGYMPQNFIFDRSFPISVGELIGLGWTNEVKQQKAKATNLLFSRIWKQNREKTVAVTEALRRTGVYHLRHQPIGTLSGGQLKRVLLAYCLVMPRKLLILDEAFAGVDMQGAADFYVLLNELKQEEGWTILQVSHDIDMVSRHCDRVLCLNQTVVCTGQPEFALSPENLLATYGPGFSRYHHHHN; encoded by the coding sequence ATGAATTTACCTATTTTAAAAGTAGACGGATTAACTGTATATCAAGGAAATTATTTAGCCCTGCGCGATGTTTCCTTTGAATTATTACCAGGAACAGATACTGCTATAGTTGGGCCAAATGGTGCTGGTAAAAGTACTTTAGTCAAAGCAATTTTAGATTTATTACCTCGCAATGCTGGCACAGTCGAAATTTTTGGTTATCCAATTACAAAACTAGGCAATTTACGCCACGGCTTGGGCTATATGCCACAAAATTTCATTTTTGATCGCAGTTTTCCTATTTCTGTAGGTGAATTGATTGGTTTAGGATGGACTAATGAAGTTAAACAGCAAAAAGCCAAAGCAACAAATTTGTTATTCTCTCGAATATGGAAACAAAATCGGGAAAAAACAGTAGCAGTCACAGAAGCTTTACGGCGTACTGGGGTTTATCATTTGCGACATCAACCGATAGGAACTCTCAGCGGTGGTCAACTAAAGCGGGTGTTACTCGCTTATTGTTTAGTTATGCCGCGAAAACTGTTGATATTAGATGAGGCTTTTGCTGGGGTTGATATGCAAGGTGCAGCCGATTTTTATGTTTTATTAAATGAGTTGAAACAAGAAGAAGGCTGGACTATTTTACAAGTTTCTCATGATATTGATATGGTAAGCCGCCATTGCGATCGCGTTCTTTGTCTCAATCAAACTGTGGTTTGTACTGGTCAGCCAGAATTTGCTTTATCGCCAGAAAACCTTTTAGCAACTTATGGCCCTGGCTTTAGCCGTTATCACCATCATCACAATTAA
- a CDS encoding periplasmic solute binding protein: protein MITNQKRQPRGIFSLISLLTLLVSISGCDQANTNQKTSVENSPQVQEASQPSAKTKVVTTFLPMYLLTKAVAGDAADVEILVPPGTEVHEYQATPDNVKAIATAKILVKNGLGLEEFLESTVKNAQNAQLVEIDASKGIKPLNEISLVETTTKAEKDHDHTIGNPHVWLDPVLAKQQVMNIRDGLIAADPENKAFYTTNAAAYIQELDKLNSEFQQALQKKPNCTFVTFHDAYPYLAQRYNLKQVAVVQIPEDQLSPTEIQTVVNTVKKYKVKALFSEPGVDNKLLKTLAQDLKLNLRTLDSLEKGEKDPQYYFKAMRLNLQTLETACQ, encoded by the coding sequence ATGATTACGAATCAGAAAAGACAACCCAGAGGTATATTTTCGTTAATTTCTTTACTCACATTGCTAGTGAGTATTAGCGGCTGTGACCAAGCAAATACAAATCAAAAAACCAGTGTTGAGAACTCACCACAGGTGCAAGAGGCTTCCCAACCATCAGCTAAAACCAAGGTCGTAACGACATTTTTACCGATGTATTTGTTGACTAAGGCGGTGGCTGGTGATGCGGCTGATGTGGAAATTTTAGTTCCTCCTGGTACCGAGGTGCATGAGTACCAAGCAACACCAGATAATGTAAAGGCGATCGCCACAGCTAAGATATTAGTGAAAAATGGTTTAGGCTTAGAAGAATTTTTGGAAAGTACAGTCAAAAATGCCCAAAATGCTCAGTTAGTTGAAATCGATGCTAGTAAAGGGATTAAACCTTTAAATGAAATTTCCCTAGTGGAAACTACCACAAAAGCAGAAAAAGACCATGACCACACCATAGGGAATCCTCATGTTTGGTTAGATCCTGTTTTAGCAAAACAGCAGGTAATGAATATTCGAGATGGATTAATTGCTGCTGACCCAGAAAATAAAGCATTTTACACAACTAATGCGGCGGCTTATATCCAGGAATTAGACAAGTTAAATAGTGAATTTCAACAAGCCTTACAAAAAAAACCTAATTGTACCTTTGTGACTTTTCACGATGCTTATCCATATTTAGCACAACGCTATAATCTTAAACAAGTTGCTGTAGTGCAAATTCCCGAAGATCAATTATCACCAACAGAGATACAAACAGTAGTTAATACAGTCAAAAAATACAAAGTTAAAGCTTTGTTTAGTGAACCAGGTGTAGATAATAAATTACTTAAAACGCTGGCGCAAGATTTAAAATTAAATTTGCGGACTCTAGATTCTTTAGAAAAGGGTGAAAAAGACCCGCAATACTATTTCAAAGCAATGAGATTAAATCTACAAACTCTCGAAACAGCATGTCAGTAA
- a CDS encoding carbohydrate-selective porin OprB, producing MHKQLHYWMAIPAAFSSIISISSNTLASEISTTSDEKNQPLVIVSPAKTLENLHQEWTMAQVTSVSQLSDVQPTDWAFQALQSLVERYGCIAGYPNSTYRGNRALTRYEFAAGLNACLDRVNELLLTAVVDLVTKEDLAKLQKLQEEFTAELATLRGRVDALEARTSELEANQFSTTTKLSGTAIFAPISFFAGDRADGSNLGRGTSFGDRIRLDFNTSFTGKDLLRTRLQATNLDALSASTLTPEGDLRFVDNENFGFGNNNEVAIDALLYSFPLGEKTTVILEANAGAADDFTNTVNPFFDGDGDFGALSNFGTRNPIYYPVAGAGIGLRHQFNDALELSLGYLASSPNDPTSGNGLFNGAYGAMGQLTVQPTKGLTLGFTYVNSYNADLTAGSNRANLRTALASNTALTDVLGEGLNLPISSNSYGFQASFQLSPKFAIGGWVGYTNTRTLAAVDTNNGTIPRGELDIWNYAVTLAFPDLGKEGSVGGIIVGMEPKVTGASSGLRNTIGRDSDTSLHIEGFYQYKLSDNISITPGVIWLTAPDHNNDNDDIVIGTIRTTFTF from the coding sequence ATGCACAAACAATTACATTATTGGATGGCTATTCCAGCAGCTTTCAGCAGCATAATATCAATTAGTAGTAATACTTTAGCTAGTGAAATATCAACCACATCAGATGAGAAAAATCAGCCCTTAGTTATTGTTAGTCCAGCTAAAACACTTGAGAATTTACATCAAGAATGGACAATGGCACAAGTTACCTCTGTGTCGCAATTGTCAGACGTACAACCTACAGATTGGGCATTCCAAGCGTTGCAATCACTAGTAGAGCGTTATGGTTGTATTGCTGGTTATCCAAATAGTACATATCGTGGTAATCGCGCACTCACACGTTATGAGTTTGCTGCGGGTTTAAATGCTTGTTTGGATAGAGTCAACGAACTACTGCTTACTGCTGTAGTCGATTTAGTCACCAAAGAAGATTTAGCCAAATTACAAAAACTCCAAGAAGAATTTACCGCAGAACTAGCCACATTGCGGGGTCGTGTCGATGCTTTAGAAGCCCGCACCAGTGAGTTAGAAGCTAATCAGTTTTCCACCACAACCAAACTTAGTGGTACTGCTATTTTTGCACCCATCAGCTTTTTTGCAGGCGATCGCGCCGATGGTAGTAATCTTGGTAGAGGAACTTCATTTGGCGATAGAATACGCCTTGACTTCAACACCAGTTTTACAGGTAAAGACCTGTTAAGAACTCGACTGCAAGCCACCAACCTGGATGCGTTGTCCGCTTCCACTCTCACACCAGAAGGAGATTTGCGGTTTGTAGATAATGAAAATTTCGGTTTTGGTAATAATAATGAGGTAGCTATAGATGCACTGTTGTATAGCTTTCCTCTGGGCGAAAAAACCACAGTCATCCTAGAAGCCAACGCGGGTGCAGCCGATGATTTTACCAATACTGTGAACCCATTTTTTGACGGTGATGGTGATTTTGGTGCATTGTCTAACTTTGGTACACGCAACCCAATTTATTATCCTGTTGCTGGTGCAGGAATTGGTCTGAGACACCAGTTCAACGACGCATTGGAATTAAGTTTAGGTTATCTAGCCAGCAGCCCTAACGACCCTACCTCTGGAAATGGTCTATTTAACGGCGCTTACGGTGCTATGGGACAGTTAACTGTCCAACCGACTAAAGGTTTGACTCTCGGTTTTACCTACGTTAATTCCTATAATGCTGACTTGACCGCTGGTAGTAACCGTGCTAACTTACGCACTGCCCTAGCTAGTAATACGGCTTTGACGGATGTTTTAGGAGAAGGACTAAATCTACCAATTTCTAGTAATTCCTACGGCTTCCAAGCATCCTTCCAACTTAGTCCGAAGTTTGCTATTGGTGGTTGGGTTGGTTATACCAACACGCGTACCTTAGCAGCAGTTGATACAAATAATGGTACTATTCCTCGTGGTGAACTGGACATTTGGAACTATGCAGTCACACTCGCTTTCCCCGATTTAGGTAAAGAAGGTAGTGTTGGTGGCATTATTGTGGGGATGGAACCAAAAGTCACAGGTGCCAGTAGTGGGTTAAGAAATACTATTGGTAGAGACTCTGATACTTCACTGCATATTGAAGGCTTCTACCAATACAAACTGAGCGATAACATCAGCATTACTCCAGGAGTCATCTGGTTAACTGCTCCAGACCATAACAATGACAATGATGATATTGTGATTGGGACAATCCGCACCACATTCACTTTCTAA
- a CDS encoding alpha/beta hydrolase fold protein, protein MSYIIATPIKTGCLFTLGIARFWLSAVLLNIATKPIASDRMVAELPAAQKITLQPGGHMALMEQNRQFSQVVDAFCATGSEISELP, encoded by the coding sequence ATGAGTTACATCATCGCAACACCAATAAAGACTGGGTGCTTGTTTACGCTAGGCATAGCGCGTTTCTGGCTGTCTGCGGTGCTTCTGAATATAGCCACTAAACCTATTGCCAGCGATCGCATGGTAGCAGAATTACCTGCGGCTCAAAAAATTACTCTTCAACCAGGTGGACACATGGCACTGATGGAACAAAATCGTCAGTTTTCGCAAGTTGTTGACGCTTTTTGTGCAACTGGTTCTGAGATTAGTGAGCTTCCTTAA
- a CDS encoding RND family efflux transporter MFP subunit, protein METPKFSNAALRRLSGQQGLLVGLGLGLVVAIGGMTLFSHFGTQRSAAPTQNAPAANAKNSALQVKVQQVGNSTTQESSNFVGALEAQQKVTLQPQIQGRIESILVSSGQRVQKGTAIATLSLDQTQANVASSIATTNAAQAGFKTAQAQLQQAEAQRTKVAANVQLQRTQFNRTQQLVTQGAQARQELDIARNNLQAAIADLQAAEKEVAAAGAAVRQAQANVRAAQASTAAAQVNVNQKRVVSPIAGVISEFPVKVGDFVNTGQTITTIIQNDALDLNLSVPSNRMPQLRIGLPVELLNPNTQKVIGQGAINYISPTVSSDQQSVLSKARFRNAQGQLRDGQYVQARIIWNRQPGILIPTVAISRIGGQSFVFVTENTTVNGKPQQVVHQRLVRLGEIQGTNYQVLDGLKAGETIVTSGILKLREGTPIQPQS, encoded by the coding sequence ATGGAAACTCCTAAATTTAGTAATGCCGCTTTGAGAAGGCTTTCAGGGCAGCAAGGTTTGTTAGTCGGTTTGGGGTTAGGTCTCGTTGTCGCTATTGGCGGAATGACTTTGTTTTCGCATTTTGGTACTCAACGTTCGGCTGCTCCCACTCAAAATGCTCCCGCAGCTAATGCGAAAAACTCGGCATTGCAGGTAAAAGTTCAGCAAGTTGGCAATAGCACAACCCAAGAAAGTTCTAATTTTGTAGGAGCTTTAGAAGCACAACAAAAAGTGACGCTACAGCCGCAAATTCAAGGACGAATTGAATCAATTCTGGTGTCTAGTGGTCAGAGGGTACAAAAAGGAACAGCGATCGCAACTTTGAGTTTAGATCAAACTCAAGCCAATGTTGCTAGTTCTATAGCAACCACCAATGCAGCCCAAGCTGGATTCAAAACGGCACAAGCACAACTACAACAAGCCGAGGCGCAACGGACAAAAGTCGCGGCGAATGTTCAACTGCAAAGAACCCAGTTTAATCGCACTCAACAGTTAGTTACGCAGGGAGCGCAAGCCAGACAAGAATTAGATATTGCTAGAAATAACTTACAAGCGGCGATCGCAGATTTACAAGCCGCAGAAAAAGAAGTTGCTGCGGCGGGTGCAGCCGTTCGCCAAGCCCAAGCTAATGTCCGCGCAGCTCAAGCCAGTACCGCAGCGGCTCAAGTTAATGTGAATCAGAAACGAGTAGTTTCACCCATTGCTGGCGTAATCAGTGAATTTCCTGTCAAAGTGGGAGATTTTGTCAATACCGGACAAACAATCACCACAATTATCCAAAATGATGCCCTGGATTTGAATCTTTCTGTGCCTTCCAATCGAATGCCGCAACTGCGAATTGGATTACCTGTGGAATTGCTCAATCCCAACACACAAAAGGTCATCGGTCAAGGTGCAATTAACTATATTTCCCCAACGGTAAGTTCTGATCAGCAGTCAGTATTAAGCAAAGCTCGCTTTCGTAATGCCCAAGGACAATTGCGTGATGGGCAATATGTACAGGCGCGAATCATTTGGAATCGACAACCAGGGATATTAATTCCCACTGTGGCGATTTCTCGCATTGGCGGACAAAGTTTTGTGTTTGTCACAGAAAACACCACCGTCAACGGTAAACCGCAGCAAGTTGTTCATCAGCGTTTAGTCCGTCTGGGTGAGATTCAAGGCACCAATTATCAAGTTCTTGACGGACTAAAAGCCGGCGAAACCATAGTTACTTCTGGCATTCTCAAACTCAGAGAAGGCACACCAATTCAACCCCAATCTTAA